Within Deinococcus wulumuqiensis R12, the genomic segment CCAGGCCGGTGCCCACGCTGCCCACCCACGACCGCCCCCGCAGCCGTCCCAGCGCCACGCCGCCGAGCAGCCCCAGCACCGCCCAGCGGTTGGACGGGTACGACAGGTCGATGGTGCGCGGCAAGGCCGCAGGCATCAGCCCCGGAGGGGTGGCAGTCGCAGAAGTCATGGCGCCAGCGTAAAACCCCCGGCCTCGACGCGGAGAAGGAGCGGCTCAAGACAACGTTGGGGGTTGCCGCAGGAAACGGGCCAGACAGCGTGGCGGTGACGTGGCCTGTCCCCTTATCGAAAGGCCCGACGCCCGCGCCGCCCCGTCGTCAGGTCTGCATGGCCCAGGGCGTCAGGCTGCGCTCCAGCACCCGCAGGGTCCAGTCGCACAGCAGGGCGAGCAGGGCCACCGGCACCGCGCCTTCCAGAATCAGGGCGAGGTTGTCGGCCCCCAGCCCGGCGATGATCGGCACGCCCAGCCCGCCAGTGCCGACCAGTGGGGCCAGGGTCGCGGTCGCCACCGTGAGCACCAGCGCGGTGCGAATCCCGGCCAGGGTGGAGGGCAGCGCGGCGGGCCATTCCAGTCGCCACAGCCGCTCGCGTTCGCTCAGGCCCAGGCCGCGTGCGGCGTCCTGCACGTCTGCGGGCACACTCTGAAGGCCCAGAATCACGCCCCGCGTGACCGGCAACAGCGCGTAGGCGAACAGCGCCAGAATCGCGGCGCGGGGGCCGAACCCCAGAATCGGCAACGCGAGAAACAGCACGGCCACCGGAGGAAAGGTCTGGCCCACCGTCGTGAGGTTGCCCACCAGCGGCAAGAAGGGCTGCCCGCGCCGCCGGGTCGCCCAGAGGCCGAGGGTCAGCCCCGCCGCCAGCACCAGCAGCATGGACAGGCCGGTGAGCTGAAGGTGCTGAGCGGTCAGCGCCAGCAGGGTTTCACGCTCGAAAACCGGCGTGCTGACCTGCGGAAAGAGGCGCGAGAGGGCCGCCTTCCACCCCTGCTGCGCCGACACCAGCGCAAAGAAGGCCAGCCAGCCGAGCAGCGGCCCCAGCACAGGCCGCCAGCGCCGGGCCGCAGCGCCCTTCACGCGGCCCCGAAATCGGCCAGCCGCAGGGTACCGACCACCGCGCCGCCCGCGTCCACCACGTTCAGCACGCCGTCGCCCGCGCCGAGCAGCCGCGAGAGGGCCTGGTCGGCGGGCAGGTCTGCCGCCACCGTGCCGAGCGCCTCGGCGCTTCCCGCACCGGGTCGCATCACCGCGCGAACCGGGCGCAGACCGAGGCGGCGCAGCTCGCGGCCCTCGCCCACGAAGCTCGCCACGAAGTCGTTCGCCGGGCGGCGCAGCACTTCTTCCGGCGCGGCGTACTGCTGCACGGCCCCCGCTCCCAGCACGCAGATGCGGTCGCCCAGCCGCACGGCCTCGTCCACGTCGTGCGTGACGAAGAGGATGGTCTTGCCGATTTCACGTTTCAGGGTCAGGAACTGCTCTTGCAGGTGGGCGCGGGTAACCGGGTCGAGCGCCGAGAACGGCTCGTCCATCAGGAGGTATTCGGGGTCGGCGGCGAGGGCGCGGGCGATGCCGACGCGCTGCTGCTGTCCGCCCGAAAGCTGCCGGGGATAGCGCCCGGCGTACTGCCCCGGCTCCAGGCCCATCAGCGAAAGCAACTCGCGTGCCCGCGCCGCCCGCGCTTCCCGTGCCACGCCGCTGATGCTGGGCACGAGTTCGACGTTTTCCTGCACGGTCAGGTGGGGAAACAGCCCCACGCTCTGAATCACGTACCCCAGCCGCCGCCGCAGCGCCACCGGGTCCTGTTCCAGCACGCTGACCCCGCCCACCCGCACGTCGCCCGAGGTCAGTTCCAGCAGGCGGTTGACCAGCCGCAGCAGCGTGCTTTTGCCGCAGCCTGAAGGCCCGATCAGGATGACGAGTTCGCCCCTCGGCACCGTCAGCGAAATGTCGTGCAGGATGGCGGGGCCGCCGAAACTTTTGGTGACGTTCAGGAATTCAATCATAGGAGGCTCGCGGAGGAGAGAGGGGCGAGGGGCGCAGGGCGTTCATACCGGGTTCTCCCCGGCCCGCAGTCCTTTCGGGGTCAGCCACCCGCCGAGCCGCCGCAGGCCCTCGCTGAGCAGCAGCGCAATCAGGACGATGGGCAGGGCGCCGAGCAGCACGAGGTCGGGCACGTTGCCTTCCACGCCGCGCTGAATGAAAAACCCCAGCCCACCCGCCCCGATCAGTGCGGCGATGGTGGCGATGCCGAAGGTCAGGACCAGGGCGCTGCGCAGGCCCTCGAAAACGTAGGGCAGCGCCACCGGCAACTCGGCCCGCCACAGCACCTGCGCCGGGGTCATGCCCAGGCCGCGCGCCGCGTCAGGAATGCCGGAGGGCACCCCCCGCAGCCCCACGAAGGTGTTGACGACGATGGGCAGCAGGGCGTAGAGCGTCAGCGCCAGCAGCGCCGGGGCCGCGCCGATGCCGCGCACCCCCCAGGCCCCCAGCGGCGCCGAGGGCGAAAAGGCGTCCCGGCTCAGGCCGTCGCCGCCCAGCCACGCGCCCTGCACGACCTGCAAGAGGCCCAGCCCCGCGAGCAGCAGCAGCGCCTGCCCCCCGAGCAGCGCGAGCAGCCCGCCCACAGGGCCACCCAGGGGGGCCAGCCGCCGCAGCCGGGTCAGGCCCAGGCCCAGGGCGAGGGCGCCCCCGGCCCACGCCAGAAAGGTGCCCACGCTCACGCCCCGGCCCAGTGCGGAGAACACCGGCAGCAGCAGACCGAACAGCGCCACGCTGGGAACCGTCTGAAGGAAACTGGCAAAGCCCAGCACGCCGCCCGCCAGCCGTTCGCTGCGCGCCGCCGCGATGCCCAGCGGCAGCCCGAGCAGCGCCGCGAGAACAAGGGCGATGACGCTCAGGGCCGCGTGGGTGCCGAGCTGCGGCCAGAAGGTGTCGGCCACGTTGCGGTACTCCTGCACGAGGCCCAGCGTGTTCCACCCGCCCAGCAGCGGCGGCAGCACGAAGGCGAGCGCCCCGGCCAGCCCGACCGGGCGCCAGACCCGGCTCACGGCAAACCCGGCGACATACAGCGCGGCGACGCTCAGCCACAGCCCGGCGGCGGGCGACACCCGCGCAAACGGGTTGTCCTCGCTGACGAGCGTGGTGGCCGCCGCGCCGAGCAGGTGGCTGACCCCATAGGCGGTCGCCACGTACAGCAGGGGCGCCAGAACCCGCTGCCAGCGGGCCGCAAGCCACCCGCAGGCGAGCAGCGCGGCCCAGGCCAGCGGAAGGCCCCACCACAGCGGCAGCCCCAGCGCGGCCAGCGTGCGGCCTTCGCCCTGCACCAG encodes:
- a CDS encoding ABC transporter permease, yielding MKGAAARRWRPVLGPLLGWLAFFALVSAQQGWKAALSRLFPQVSTPVFERETLLALTAQHLQLTGLSMLLVLAAGLTLGLWATRRRGQPFLPLVGNLTTVGQTFPPVAVLFLALPILGFGPRAAILALFAYALLPVTRGVILGLQSVPADVQDAARGLGLSERERLWRLEWPAALPSTLAGIRTALVLTVATATLAPLVGTGGLGVPIIAGLGADNLALILEGAVPVALLALLCDWTLRVLERSLTPWAMQT
- a CDS encoding ABC transporter ATP-binding protein, yielding MIEFLNVTKSFGGPAILHDISLTVPRGELVILIGPSGCGKSTLLRLVNRLLELTSGDVRVGGVSVLEQDPVALRRRLGYVIQSVGLFPHLTVQENVELVPSISGVAREARAARARELLSLMGLEPGQYAGRYPRQLSGGQQQRVGIARALAADPEYLLMDEPFSALDPVTRAHLQEQFLTLKREIGKTILFVTHDVDEAVRLGDRICVLGAGAVQQYAAPEEVLRRPANDFVASFVGEGRELRRLGLRPVRAVMRPGAGSAEALGTVAADLPADQALSRLLGAGDGVLNVVDAGGAVVGTLRLADFGAA
- a CDS encoding ABC transporter permease produces the protein MPTPVPALAPRTLVRPVLLLAGVLGLLACAVSWVDFRPNRLVQGEGRTLAALGLPLWWGLPLAWAALLACGWLAARWQRVLAPLLYVATAYGVSHLLGAAATTLVSEDNPFARVSPAAGLWLSVAALYVAGFAVSRVWRPVGLAGALAFVLPPLLGGWNTLGLVQEYRNVADTFWPQLGTHAALSVIALVLAALLGLPLGIAAARSERLAGGVLGFASFLQTVPSVALFGLLLPVFSALGRGVSVGTFLAWAGGALALGLGLTRLRRLAPLGGPVGGLLALLGGQALLLLAGLGLLQVVQGAWLGGDGLSRDAFSPSAPLGAWGVRGIGAAPALLALTLYALLPIVVNTFVGLRGVPSGIPDAARGLGMTPAQVLWRAELPVALPYVFEGLRSALVLTFGIATIAALIGAGGLGFFIQRGVEGNVPDLVLLGALPIVLIALLLSEGLRRLGGWLTPKGLRAGENPV